The window GACTGAATTGCACCTGTGCACTCCAGGCGGAGAGACGCAGTGTTTTTGGCTTGTCTCAATAAATGGCTATTTTTCTGCACTAAACAAGTGAATTTTGCCTAGATAAAAATGATAGACAAGATGTTATAGAATAATAATTTACTGgaacaaaatgacatttaacgaatttttttctgaaaatgttCATGCACGCCATTTGACGGGTATTCCCAGAACGCATCACTATAGATCGTTTCAGTCACATGACTTCCACTTGGGGGGGGGTTAGAGTTATGTAATTCTACTTCAGACATGTCAAAATGGAAGCCCACCCGCCCCAAGCTTTAAGGCCTGTGTATACTTTCTTTCCACGTCCGTCTCGAAAGCGCACGCATCCGAATAGCTTTAAAGTATACTACTCATTTGTGGATATGCACCGATGGCTGTGTTCGATTTCGATTTCTTTTGATATGACTACTCTACCACGGCAGCACTGATTCGTGtaatttacaggacattcacaaatgcAGGATAAATGAATAAAGCAGTTGTTGTGGTGATAAGAAGATGATCAGGGCGAGCTTCTGATTGGGTCCCTAAAAACTCAGGCATCTAACTCAAGTCATGTCGGTGGGTATTGTGCAATGCTTTACTGCTTAAGTGCTCATTATTTTCTGTGTAGTAGAggtccgaaaacccgaggtccgaccagAGCGGGTTCAGGTcttaaagtttcacatgtgccttgGACACGGACCGGTTAGAATATTAGGGGGCTCGGGTCTCTGgtcattaaaaatgaatgtgtttttgcagaacGAACCCGGGAGACCCATACGTCGTCCGAAactgcctacttccatactatatagtaggccaaaagcagtaggcgaggcgagtagtatgtccgaatacgtagtattccaaaaacagtatgcTGAAAGTACCTGGATGACCTAagcgtgcatacgatggacacttcaccatcccatgatgccccaggAGCGGAGTTATGCAAAAAAGAAGAAAGGCAAAAGCAGCGATGCAGCCGTTTTCGCGCTGGTATGACatgaccatagatatgtacactagaggtcgccttggggttctaagcatgcgtcaaaactgccgccatcttggaacaggggtcttgtcataaaAGTAGCTAGGTAACACTGCCATCTCCACCTGTACTgtattcatggacgatgccggacttttgtgctgcgtatggatgttagggctTACTAGAACTTTGCATTATAGTTAgcaaaagtagattttcaaaacttaaatttttttctggactcaatgcttaatacatgtctgactgttggaacgaaccaaaagaaaaccgcattcatgacgatttatggcgattttatttccgttacaccattgcctacaatgacgctgatgcatggctcccctgtttcaagatggcggctctatttcACGCATTtgttccaatgaactgccgtagccaagtcAACATCTatactagcatactcttcttaagcccgcaacacgtgtcatcttcgtgctatgtcacagaaagcaccaatcaaaacttcacatggccagcaatgagcaagtgaagtagttcaacaaaccaaaatgatccataatttatcggctttcatttatcggcctaattttgctatcagacgaTAACCGatgatattaaaaataagcagttatcggccgataacgatatgtcggccaaTATATCGTGTATCCCTAGtagaaactttatttttattcatttttttttcatgtgccctcataatttATAATCAAAAACACAATCTCCTTCCCTCCGCGAAACGATATCCCTTTACGTTCAGTCACAAGGTATGATGGCAGGTGGGTGGGGTCCATAAAGAAAGATCacagcgattagcaaatagcaacatgacccaacttcaaacaatccaatcaATTCACGATGGACAAATTCCCTACCTTTTACATTTTAGAAGCCATTTTACTCAGATATACGTCACAAAGGGGAAAATAATACAATTGCTACTACTGTTTTATTGTGACTTTAATTGTTTGTTATAGCTCTCAAAGTGTATTCACAACTCAATTCAGAATGAACAATTACTGCAAGTAtgtttcattgcaaaacaaaGGCTGAAGATCTTCCTTTTCTCATTATCTCGATCTTCAGGAATTATttacttaaatgtttttgtgtgtacTGGCACAGTTTTGACATCCGcctttgtttaacttaattatttgttttgaATTGAACACATAACGTTGTGTGTTGTGAATAAATTTGAGAGCTTTAACAAACAGTATGAATACAAGTATGGGTCCATCCACCGTATGGAAAAGAGGAGCTCGTGTAATTTTATTGAAGTGAACTGTGTCTTTAAGAGTGTGGGACACCTGTAACTGTTGAACAGGTGGGGAATGTGCTGTGAAAAATGAGTAACATGATCGGATTTACCTCTATGTGTGTTACTATAGGCTATGTACCTTTACAAATAATAAACGTAAGTTagctaaaaaataaatgcaataaaagtCCATTTACTAAAAAGCTGAGTAAACCGTGTCTCAAAATCTCAAAAGAACAGACTAACAGTTACATAGATAGACAATGATGAACAATCGCATTTTTGTATGCTACGATTCTGGCATCATCTCATAGCCTAATGTTATTGTAGTAAAGTTACAGTATAGGTAGATCACTATGTTTTAATATCAGCCTGAATAACGTTACGctgaataaaaacaaacaaacacatttaaatggtTAACCATAGACGATAAACCAATTTGAAATACGTACCTATAATTAAACGAGACAAGTGGAGCTTCGTTTAATATCCAGAAAGATGAAGGCGTAACATTTGAAGCGTTTCGGGGTTTATTCGCGACAGACTTTTAATAAACTAAGTTAACGTTAGAGCAAACTTCTCCGCGGTCACACGCCTAACAAAACACATCCTTAAAAGAGTTATCACCTAAAATATGTCTGCATATTATAAAAGGGGTGTTCCTAAAATTTCTCTTACCTCGGATCAGTCCCGTTTGTTTTGAGGGTTTGATGTTGTCTGCAGTAAACTTGCTCCTGGCTGGATGTTAAGAAACCCTTGGAGACGTGGCCACTGGCCATTAACGGTGATTGGCAGCAATGTGGGCGGAGCTAACCGATTCCGAAGAAAGTTCACATGAACATTCTGACCTTGTGTAGGTAAAATAGATACCTGAAATattttgcatatatatatagataaatGGGTCAGAAATGTTAGTTAGGCAGTTTTCATTTAAACTACTTGTATAGGACTTTTAATGCTTATTTTATATATGAGGCTTAGATAGATGGGAGCTTTTTCAATACTGTTTAAAAGCATCAGAGAGGGCTACATGTGGCACACAGTgtcaaaaaaagacaaaaataatagaaaaacattgCATCTGCATCCTGTCCATTGTGCCAAACTTCCTGTGCCTGATGTCACTGCTGGAAAGTAGAATGCATTGAATGAGGCCGCCTTGTAGCTATCTATTAACAAAATTTATAAATCCTGACCATGACATCTTGACCAAAAGGCTCAGAAAatcacagttttcctgcccgtATACAGTgtgtatattaaaataaatgccaTCAACTTCAATGCAAACATTCCACAACTGTTTTTGTACTGTAAGGATCTCATGCAATGGCATGCTCAAAATGATAAATAATAttgaatttattttgtattagcTTTACTGGTATACAAAATCTAACCTGTATAGACTATAAACTGCACCTTGACTTTACTTAATCGCTATAAAACCTGACAAGTTAAGAATACTGAACATTTACCGATTACctaaaaacatttaagtaaaacaactcaaaaattacaattaatccaaactttaaagtttatatttcattgtattcaaaatttaaagggacacttcacccatttgcattaatctttgtatagttagaaccccagttatgtttttgaatggtcgtgcatcatttcctcagtttctgctgagacaggagaaatacagatttcagtgttgcacttccttctttcaatgatgtaaaaatcatcattttgtcTATATTCCGATTGGTTGCTGGCGTTTTGCCGTTGAACTGCGTCAtatctcattaccataaagttgagcttctTTCAACTTACTGATTGACTCTCTGGTCGCTTAAAACGCGATGCCGATGGATTTGACGCTCCTTGTCGCTGAGAGAAGCCAGCTTCCATTGTAAATGTATGACTTCCGGTAACTTTGGAAGCTCATGTCTGGGGCGGTGTGAACGTACAGTTAGGGtaaaatgcagaggtcacatttcaagTAGCGTCACTTTCAATTTTTCCAAAACATTGACAATTTGCTTGATGATGTGGAGGTTGAACAAAAAAGTGTTTCgaaaaatatttttctgatcTGACAAATGCTCCgaagcaactgagaaaaactatTGAGTCTTTCTCTACTGAAAACCACATAAAATATCACTTACTTCAAAAAAAATGTTCTTGTAATGcaggctcatgcaaagcatgctggaaACTGGAAATCCTTTTCAACCAATCGTGTTGATTTACCTTTCAACTGAAGTAAATTTGCAGTGCCAGAATCTTTCTTCGCAGGTTAAATGCCATAAACCTCATCACAACCACCAAAGGTTTGCCATTATTTGCAGCGTTTGTTCAAATGAGGCTGTTGTATTGAGACTTTGTCTGGaagttataaataaaatgtttgcgTTAGCTAAGTTCTTTGACTCATTTTGACTTTGTGGAGCTAAAATGGGTGAAATAGTTGAacgcacaatttttttttagttaaataaacttttttcacTGGTTTGAGTACAGTTCACTTATTTTATTAGGTACATTGTACTGCTCCAGTTTACAGTGTTGCATACTACATTGTTGTAGTGTTGGTTACTGAGTTTGCACAGTTTCACATACAAACATAGCACACTTCACATACTACTATGTTGGTATTTTTACACTTAAATTACAAGTTGTGACCCTTCctaaaagtgaaaagttggatcaacttaaaaaaaaactttttttgaatttggtaacacctaaaaaaatttaagtttaaaggtaatgcggaggattttctttttccggggtggatcatcaagactattggtcctcctagttgtcaatcaggagtgttgggcaattgcatttatttaaaaagtggagaaggcggttcttttccaaaatttgagaaaatcctGCGCTACACCTTTAATCAACTTTAATCAACACTTTGGGTGAAAAACGtaagttgaataaactttttttttgttgttaccaacttttaactttttacagtgtatgaaaaCCCAGCAAAACTCATTTTTGTGAttctacataaaattatccGATAACGTAAAGACATTTTTGGTGAAAATATGATAtctatatctttaatattgactaagtgaGGTCATATTGAAGATTTTTTAATCCACCTCGTAATTATAATCTAATAAGagattatttaattattaaagactttagcctggattcaACAGCCATGATCACATTTTTGTCATAATGactttgatttttatctttattcTTCTAtcttaaattataataattactctctctctctctctctcacaacAGGTACTATTCTCAAATAGTTTAAACGTGTAACTTGATATAAGCACTTCTTGTATTATTGCCTCCCTATGTCAAATTGCTTGAATTGTTTCGTACTTTGTAagtctctttggataaaagtaaaACTTGGCAGTGTTTGAGCGTTTATCTAATAATGCAATGTAATACAGTCTTTAAATCAGTgatatttcatattaaaaaaagtataacattatttaaacacaaTGGGCCATAATTATTGACACAGAAATGTCTTACAGTAAAAACTATATATAAAACATTACTCATCACTCTTGTGCTCATACAATAATGCCGAAAATAATCCTCTGAATGTACACTGATAAGAAATGTCCTTTTAATATGGAAAATATGCACATTGTGCTTTCAAAATCAAACAACAGCATGCATGCGGCTGACATCAAATAAAAGCACAAGGATTATCATCATTATCATCTGGAATTTGAGCTGGAGTTTCTTAAAAACCAGAAGAACCTGAGATTTAACAAGCAGCCAAGTGCGAGTTTCTTTAATATGAATCTACTTCAAATGATGAACCTTGCATGTACATGTGTATGGTCAAATTACAGAACAAAACCCTGAATAACACTGGTCAGGTCAAACTCTGTGCTGTTTAAACGGAGGTACTACAATGGTTGGCAAGACCTGGTTCTGAAAAACAAACGTTTGAATGTGCTGGAAAATCCACAGAAAGATGAGCAGTACACTGACATACTGAATCCAAGCAAACTTGACAGTTTCCCAAAAGCCCGGACGATAAGTAGAGGAAGCAGTCAAGGAAATTAAACCTAAGTCTAGGAATGCAGAACTGAAGAAGAAACATCTGAACGAGTTATCAATATGAAGGACCAGACTTTGGCGACACATTAAAAGTATAAAGCAACAATTTTCATTCGTGTGTTTTGTATTAAACTAATGCTACGGGGAattgtttattaaaaagtttatacgtttaaaacaaacaacacaTTTGCGGGCTCAAAAAATAAATTCTGTTTACTTATTGTCAGACATAAAATTATGATTTGCACTAAAAATATGGAGTGGGTGTGTTTCAACACTTTAACTTTTACTAATCAGGTTTCACTACccaaaataaatacacactgcATTACAGAACAAACATACAGAAACAACGCACGTAAAGGATAAGTAATGGTTTCTACTGGATAGCTGATGTTAGCATTGATCTGGAATGGAGTATTTGCCGCTCTGCCAACCATCCATACTGGAATGGCGCCAGAGAGATGAGTAGTCACTGTGATGGAGATATTGGGATAAATCATTAACCAACAAACAAGATCAAAGTGACACttcatataaacaaacaaattttatttatgaaaCCGCATAGAGAATTCAACTTCAAACCGCATAAACTATCCTAGCATACCAGTTTGTCCAGAGTAACACCTTATAACATAATCTATTATCTTTAAAAGCCATCTATCAGTTTAAGATATTGAAGTGCACATTGTTTTCAAAATTTTGacagcttaaacatgcattttagtatTGGACTAGACTTAATCCCTGTCTAGGAAACCGGCCATTAGGGTTCTAATTAGTGATGAACCGATGCACCCCTAGTTCTAATAAATAGTTCCTGCTGTCTTTTTGAAAAGTATTaagatatatattaaaaatacatcTGATAATGTTGATTGTATCGACAGTATTTTATTCTAGCATAAATAACCTTATATCCTGagggttttcagaaaaaaatactaagaattgtcAACGTCTACCAAAAACGTAATATCGAAGCCTCTGTAGCACTTtagaaacatgaaataaaagtaaCCGGCGGTAGATGTAATGTTTCTTCATGTAGCATCAGGCGCAAATGGGTTAAAggggactttttccatgtttaagtgctacaactgggtccccagtgcttccacCAACCCAGAAACAATGAAAAAGACATCCCAGCAACCTAGCCTTGGCAAACCACTCTCTACAAGCATGCGAAAAAAATTGCTCATTGAAaattggctccccctgtgatgtcagaaggggacaaTACCGACCCCTAATCTGCaccatccaaccacagcactggcatttagtgcagagagagagaaaaataattgacagtGTTTCCAAAAAATCCGGAATCGAACAGCCCTACTCTGCGCTGGTTAATTTGATCGCGTCATCAAAGACCTCATTGTTCGGCCTTTTCACTTTTCAGCTGAATTGTATTTTTTTGCCAAACATTCGGTGCTTCCCTAATGTAAAATAAgtcgttggtgtccccagagtacatatgtgaagttttagctcaagaTCATTtcaaaattgccactttggaggtgtgagcaaaaacagtttttgggtgtgtccttttaaatgcaaatgagctgatctctatactaaatgacagtgctgtggttggatactGCAGATTAAGGgccggtattatccccttctgacatcacaagaggatcCAAATTTCAATGGCCTATTTTtcgcatgcttgcagagaatggtttaccaaaactaaataactgggttgttctttttcatattttctaggttgatagaagcactggggacccaattatagcacagatgttcatgatatgtccccttacGTGTGCTAGAAAAGACAACCATTATAATCTTACAGTTTCTTTGTTGATAAAGTCCAATAATGTTGGCCAGGTCATATGTACTCGCTAATGGACTGGATGCATCGATCACCGATACCTAGTAATGAAACAGACGGAGCAAATTAAATCTATACTACCACACACATCAACAAATCTGatgataaacaaataaatgtttacttGCATCACaaaagcatgtttttttttaaagggcacctatttcattgtgtatttggtgtaatacaatgtgttcgcgtggtttatggttaaaacacattatttttcacataccgtacatttttgtagctccagatttcgctctcttcctgaaatgcatggATTTGAAAGATCTGtatccctgattggccagctaatctgtacgttgtgattggtctggatacctctgacgtcagccagaaacaTGGTGCTTCTTACcgtgtttgaaagatttgtttgctaacagaagttaactcacaggctgtgagtccgatgCGGGAAGATTTATGATAAtatcggtcttgtctacattaCCAATCCCAGGAATGGCCtttcccaaatggcacactccagacttgtggactttaatgacatcatgtagtgcaggcCTTATAGGGACCCTGGACGCGAGTCCACGAGGGTGCACTggagttgtattttgggacaggtttgagcatcacaccggaaataggaagagaagatTCCTATCAGTGTAAACTCCTCCCATCCGTTGTGTGATTCGTCTGATCGCCCTTtcacaaggacttctgggttgttAAAGTGCGTGAAGCCTGCAGCAGTGCAAGCTTCGGCGaaaagaccgcatcaagggtgcaaaggaggcgctgatgagcacacttcggagcgtaaaaaggacagatgggacaccccacggactcgtagactaagtgAGCACACGCAATTTAAGAccacaagaccgaaagtccacatgaagtgcgccatttgggacagggccgaAGTTTGTTGTAGtgcaagaaaagagatttaagctggaaacgataactcgcatcaccgtttaccaaaggaaatgtaaaatcgtgaattaaattaattaaaaagcgAAATAATGGACGTCAagaatttttcatttttcatctaCTCTTAATACAGCATTGGTGTATCAACAGTGCATTGTCCCTTTGCTTTAGGTcaggggtgtccaatcctgctcctAGAGgaccggtgtctctgcagagatttgctccaaccctaatcaaacacacctaatcCAGCCAATCAAGGTCTTCCGAGGCAGATTCAACTTTCAGGCAGGTGCGTTGAGGGAAGTTTCAGCTTAACATTGCATTTGGTGCTGTTTATAGACACTTACATTGTAGGCAGCATGTAACCCTCTGTGAGGAAGAGGAGTTCGCTGATGAAGCTTTAGATCTGCACTGATGAACAGCTGAGAACCTGGCACAGATGAAGAATGCTGCACAAACGCAAGCGTCTGCATGGCAACAGTAGACATCCtctagagaaagagagattgttTGATTGATAAGACATTGTGGACAATTGatgtatatactgtactgtatgaatGCAGTGGATACACACAAACAGCTGATATGAGAACGTGAGGAGGAGCTGGATGCTATACATCTGCTCTTCTGCTTTAAGTGGGATGTTGATCTGGAGATTTAGAAGATCGGATTTGCCATCCTGGTTTCTGTCCTCCTCCTGAACCTGatttatgaacaaacaatgcaTTCATACATTTGGTATATATACATTTCTGTAAGTGCTATTGTCAATATAGGAACAGTTTAGTTCAGCACTCACCGAGACGAATGGGATGCGCAAGTTATCTCCAACTAATCGATTAAAGTTTGGAAATGTACTCCATGCCACGTAATTCCCAGCTGTGTTTGTTGCTCCTATCAGGATCATATCATACTGGAATTGAACGAGTGGTTGCTCTTCATACCAGCTTTTCTTCAGCCAGAATCCTGGTAACAGTTAACACAAACACGTTATTTCACCACATCTTTGGAAACTTGACAATATTTGTCTGGAAGAAATGTAACCGTTACCTTGACTTCTGTAAGCCACGAGCAGAGGTGAAATGTACGTGAGGCATAAAACCACGACCACAAACAGCGTTGCtctcgtgcaaatgcgcgttttgtACCTTATTAAAGCGGGGTGTGAGTAAGCCTCATAAAAAGCCATTATATTGGTAATTTTAGGGTAAATGCTAAGCCCCACAAAGTGTTGCTGCTGTAAATGCAAATGCGCGGGCAAAATAAAGCTATTTCGTCGAAAAAGCTGTAAATTCTTGAGGtaaattaataactttaataaattTGTAATGCAACAATCGGCGCATGTTAACGAGTTTATCAGTTCAGCGTACACAAAACGCACACTGCATGTTGTTCCGGTGACGAAGCGTCATGTGTTCACCATAGCAACCGCGCGAAACGCGGCCTTATGCGAAGCGTGCTCATAATACTTATTACTTAAAAATAGCGAATAGGAATTCGCTTTAACAGTAAAAAAATGATAACAAGTCTAATAACGCGACTCTTGAAAATCTTGAAGATCTGCGAAACCGAGCCATGACACCCCTTGAAGCTAGTAAATCGTACGGCCCTGCTGTAACGCCCTCGATTCCAATGGAGAGATGGTACGGTCTCGGGGTGACGTAATCACGGCTGGGTTTGGAGACGAATGTTGCTGCATTGTTGACGTTATTAGTTTAAAGATTTACTTGCCTTTAAATTGTGGTATATTTTGGTGACAGGTCGCTCCTCGAGCAAGACGTCTGCAAACATGAAATGGATGTTTAAAGAGGATCATTCTCTGGGTAATACATCTAAAATGTCGTGATGTTGTTAAAATGGCCTATCAGATATGTGTCATTATTGATCTATTGGCTTGTTTTCGTTTTCACCTGCCCAGTTGATCTTTATACGTTCACCACTCGAGAAGACtttgatttgtttgtttatgtcaaGCCTATGTGTCCAtcaaaacaataataaatagaTCTCATAATGTACGgaggtctgtctgtctgttgctTGTTTTGCTTTCATTTTAGCCTAGCATTTGTTTGTTTACCAGCCAtaccacatatgacacacagatGCATCTATTGTTGAGGTGACGTAAATATATCACATTTTTGGTGACTGAGTTTGTTATGTGTTATACTTAACTGAAAGGTgcatcattttaaatgcaactATAGTGGAGGCCAAtaagctttatattaaaaaaaaaacctgctGACGAACGTTTAACCAAtcaaaatgcaatgttttgccGATATTTGATCAGTTGAAACCATCAGCATATTGGCTAGGGCATGAAAAAGGACAATATAACAAACAGATATTTAACTGCACGAAAAGTTGTATAATGTCTGTTACATAATCTCTGGTCAAAAAAAGaaatacttaaaaataataaattcaatCTTCACCAAATGTCGACTGATGCAGGTGTTTTCTTTTTCCAGAGCACAGGTGTGTTGAATCTGCCAAAATCCGGAACAAATACCCAGACAGAGTTCCTGTGAGTATGCATTAGAAAAACTcattaattttaatgtgtttcattaaatgggacatatcatgaaaatctgacttttccatgtttaagtgctataattgggttcccagtgcttctatcaacctagaaaatagtGCTATACCGATATATCGtctggccgatatatcgggccgattTTTGCGAGTTTGATGTGTATCTGCTGTGTTTGCCGATTTTTTTCTGGCATTTTTTACAGAGATAGTGCTGGAAaagccgcaagcgattgcaggtcgtGTGACTAAAAgcaaccaacctttccatgacaacatcgaaagctcggcctaacagctgatcatagctggcttttatttctcatctctataTAAATTTGTAGTAGTAAAGTGCTAGAAATCAATATTCTTTGCTGATAGTTCCTCAAGATTGTGGAGAATGCAGTTCATGGTTCCATAGCACCCTCATccgtttttactatttgttaaatatagtttttttaagttcaataaatgttacttttttaaaattgagacttgtaacatttagcatcattgtgtaatttttatgatgtaaattgagtgagcaaaagcagtatcggctcaagaaaatcggcaccctgtatcggtcatcggctaaggctgatgaaagaAAAAAttggtatcggcatcggcactaaaaaatgcatatcggtcaatccctagtaaaaaaaatgtgaaaaagatcaacccagtaactttggtGAACCATTctgtgcaagcatgtgaaaaataggtaattgaaatctccttgtgatgtcagaaggggataataccgccattttatctgcactatccaaccacagtaGAGTGCAGATCGGGACGCATTTTTCTGTCCGAGCCCGGCCCGCGTCCGGCAGGGCAGTAACCATACCCGACCGTAACCCGACAGGCATTAAGATATTTATGTCCGAGCCGGACACAGTTAAAAATCGCATTGTCACagcaacataaacacatttccgCACACATGAAGATGTATGGCGATAGTTCATcttaaatgaattttttatgtttatcagcTTACCCCCAGGTAGGTGACACTGTTTCTTCAGTAGAACACAAATGTAGATTTTGAACTCCAACCGTTTCAGTCTGTCAGTTGTATAATGGAAGTGGATGGTAACAAAATCCGATAGAGAAAAAATATGCACGGACAAATCCAAATTACCCGGGATTTCCACCGACAGCTCCGCAGGGAGGAGCCATAACTatatcgcgtgatcatacctgTATTCCCGAGATCtcgtgttgtgatctgggctggtccagcaaaacgtcataatgggcggagacagaactagatatcgcgTGATCATCATGTGAATTTGCGAGACCTCAtgggtcctcgtcacttcagcacgcaaccgctctgcaacaaatacagAAATTGTGGGTATTGGCAGACGGCGGAGTGCGAGCAGTAACGCAGCGGAGCCGATCTGCAGCCGCTCTGCAGTTGGTGGAAATACAGGGTTAAACCCTGCGGCTCGTGGCGACACATCGATGTCCTAAGACACGAAACGATCGGTTTGTGCGAGAAACggttatataattttttacctcTAATACAACACTATCCCCAGAAAAATATGTGCGTTCACATCACCCTTTTATTCATTTAAGGTTTAATAGCGGGTTGCGAAACAACTTCATAGGTGCATACCGCCACTTACTCTATTGGGAGCCCCGTATAGTGTATATACGCCCTCATGCTGTGCACCCgatacagtaggtggcggtatgcaccTATGAAGTTGTTTCGCAACCCGCTATTAAACCTTAAATGAATAAAAGGGTGATGTGAACGCACgtgtttcattttaaggtgaactatcgctttaaaCAGGCCCATTGGCTacctaccgtattttccggactatagacggtttcattggacgcacgtgatacacgtctggatccgaaccttacttccggtttcgtttttttaatggtctaactagttgctaaactgatctcttgaacaaatgcctcgtc is drawn from Misgurnus anguillicaudatus chromosome 6, ASM2758022v2, whole genome shotgun sequence and contains these coding sequences:
- the tmem231 gene encoding transmembrane protein 231; protein product: MAFYEAYSHPALIRYKTRICTRATLFVVVVLCLTYISPLLVAYRSQGFWLKKSWYEEQPLVQFQYDMILIGATNTAGNYVAWSTFPNFNRLVGDNLRIPFVSVQEEDRNQDGKSDLLNLQINIPLKAEEQMYSIQLLLTFSYQLFRMSTVAMQTLAFVQHSSSVPGSQLFISADLKLHQRTPLPHRGLHAAYNVSVIDASSPLASTYDLANIIGLYQQRNLTTHLSGAIPVWMVGRAANTPFQINANISYPVETITYRPGFWETVKFAWIQYVSVLLIFLWIFQHIQTFVFQNQVLPTIVVPPFKQHRV